The window GTGATATGTTACAAAGCAATACAAATGTTCTTTCCTTCAGGATAAGGTTGAGTCCAGCATAACAGTTCACTTTCATGGGCAGttatttatagagtagcaattATATTTACTTTCCTTCATAAAATGAGGTGTGTTGTGGTTTTTCAATTTCTAGACTAGAACCATATGGATAAATACAAAATTCATAACAGAAGCTAATGACATAAACTGGTACCGCAAAATCTTACATCTAATAGGTCAGTTACTCTAGAGTGTTCAGTATAATTTCCAGCAAATAATAACAATGTATTTAAACATGAAAATTTTCTAACTCAGATTATGCTAGGAACTTCATAATTTTGTACAGACAGCTATTCATGGATTCtggagctcaaaatttaacagcaaTAACAAGATATGAAATGCGCAGTACTGTAATGTTTCCAGAATTAATCTAAGCATACAACAAGAGATATAAAATTGACAAAGTTAACATGCATATATAAAACttaaattctacagagagttctACAATGTTTCTGGACATCAAATTTCTACCAGGGCTTAGTTTATTTTTAAACATGCTTCAGTAAAAATATAAAGCATTATATCCACCAGTACATTTACTTATGAATAAAACTATGTATGAGCATGTATAAAGATTCCAATAATAAAACGACTAGGATAGCATGTCAAACTTTTTCTACAGCATATAGTCATACTGAATAGGCATTGAATCAAAACTCATGAGCATACAATCAGCATTGTAGCCAGAatgaaaataacaaaactaGTCATGGTATAACATGCATTATTTGTATCTACAGTTACACTCATCAAATGAAGCTAAAACTTTACAGACATAAATATATGACTAAAAGAGAGTTCCACGAATATTCtatgatttttctaagcacagaaactatttatcatgaataaatcctacttatcaagcattaaATCCAATATATAGTAGAAAAGATCttaaaattctcaaacttgcaCAACAGTAAGGATTTAGTGACATACATGCACAGAAAAGGTTTCATCCATAGATCACtcatatttctaccagcattaaTACATGAACAAAAactaatagatctaggaatcttgggTCTTTGAGCAAGTAAAAGATGTCGATTAGGGTTCAAATTTTGACCAGACGCTAGAAACAGTATGAGACACACTCTAGACAAAAATCGCCCATAGTTTATGAGCataactcctagaacaaatatAAGCTATTTAAACTAACTTTATTCATGGATTAAAATAGaggcaaaatatgaacatgtgactgtaacaaaagttgtaagTTTCTTTCTCAGGATTCCAAAATATTTGAgttttcattttatgatttttctatgattttatatcgAGTTTACAAATTCACTGGTTTGAATCTAAAGTTGAGTTCCAGGATTCACACATAGGCCCCTGGAAAGTTTGAGTTCCTTGCAAATGGGTCCCTGGTCGGTATTTGGGGAAAATAGGGGAGGAcggacggccggccggccggattccggcatgggggctcgccggcggcgaggggccagGGGTGGGGGAGCCAAGAGGGAGTCGATAGCTACCTTCCGGTGGTCTTGGTTGGGTTGGGGTGGCCGAAAAGGGGCTCGCCGGCACGAACAGGAactccggcgaggaggagctcggctcCGGCGATGTTCCGGTGATGTTGATAGCCGGAGTGATGGGGATGCGGCTTGGGGAGGTAAGGGGGCCTAGGGTCACCCATTCCGTGGGTCTGCTTGGGCGGAGGAGGTGCGGAGGTAGGAGCCCCACGGGAGCAGCGGCCGGCAATGGAGGTCCGGCGAACTCCTAAGTCAGGGAGAGGGCTGATGGCCTGGCCGTGAGGCTTTGGTAGGAGGACGGGAAGTCGATTTGGAGTCTGGCTCGGGTAGAGAAGGGGTGGGGTGGCGGTATCCACAGCGAGGCCATGCTAGCCGGCAATGGAGGCCGCGACAGTTTGTTTTGGTGTGCGGGCAGGGGTTCCCGCGCACAGGGGGGCCTCTGCCCTTTATATGCGCCGCGAGGGAAGGAGGGCGAGCTGGGGTTCGAGCTGCCTGGCGGAGCCACGGCCAGGGAACGGACAGCGCAGCAGCGACTTGATGACGGCGTCAATGGCGTGGCGAGCTGCCGACTTGTGCAGGTGCATAGCACACTCGTGGGGCGCCAGGAAGGAGCAGGTTGGGGGCATACCAGGGGCGTGGGGGCGATTTCAGCGGGGGCACGGCCAAGTGGCCGGCCAGCTGTCGACGGCGTACGGCGCAATGGCGaggagcagagagagagaggagggaggagagagatgaagTCAGGGAGTTGTGTGTAATTTCTAATTTTCTAGGGACTCCTCTGTAAACAATAATTATCTCCTTCTtaatggcctcaaatgaaaaactattgaataccaattttgttcagtttttcatgatctacaatttttgtttcaggcacaTTTTCATTTGAGAAAGAGTTTTTGAACTATGTTTGAATTTCGAACATTGCAATAAAGGActtcatatttcatatatatttaAATTGAAATTGGGCTCACCTCCTATTAGGCACATGTTACTAAAGGTACTAGATTTCAGTTTTCAATATTTTGGTGAGTTGTTTGGGACATGAAATGAAGTCACCAATATTTTTCCTTTCCATTGAAATGTGAGTCCATAATTCTGAGTTCCAATTTAATTGAGGTTTTTGTGTCCTTTTTAATTGCTTGCCCTATTTGATTTGGGATTCAAATTCTTTTCTTAACTTTTTGTGTGAGGATTCTAAAAATCTTAAATAGAAAGTTGTTCACATTCAAAACTCTACATGTTTCATGGTGGGCACAAATTAATTTGAGCTTCGGTTTGAGAGATATTTTAAATGCTTGGCAACCGGGGCTGAATGGCTTGTCATTTCAATGTGCGAATTTTCATTTTCTCCCTTAGGCTCCAACTAGACATTTGTTAATTATGACATGACTGAAGTGCCTATAAATTTTCAAGGGCATTAGTGGATCCCTTTGAAACTTATTTCAAATCTAAGACCATATGATTTGAATTcattgtcatttcatgtgatggttttccagtttgaatttgatttgtaTCGAAAGTATAAAGATCATTATGAAAGTTGTATTTTAGTCCCTTATTACactcatgtcaagtcaagtttaaaaagTACACAAAATATCATTTTTCAAGCACATTGTACTCaaacacatacacacatacatttacacaagATTTGCAGAAATATAAGGTTCTTATTTAAGCTTTCTTAGCTTATTTAGGTATGATGTATGCTAATTGTCTTTCTTTGGCTATTctaacacctagggtgtcacagacaCAGGCGCCGAGAGTCGGCCGCACAAGGGCGGGGGGCCTCCCGGCAATCACAGGTCCAACACAACTCATTCGCCAGTTGATACATGATGGCTAAGCCACCCAAAGCATCCCTCCGCGCAGTGCACGGTGAGTCTACATATGAGGAAGGTAGCCAGCGGACCACTGAGCGTGATAACAAACAATATTCATCCCACCTTCAACCAGACTCGGTGGAGTAGTGACAGCCTTAGCTAACCGGTGCAAATTTCTGAGGCTCTGGAACTGAGTTCAAACTTCAAAGACTTGTTGACCGAAGCGTCATAATCCCCAAGCCTGAACTCAGGAAACGAGAGCAAGCCActgagaaatgagttcaaagccaaCATGCACAGACGGTCAGAATCTCTAAGCAATTCGAAATCCATTCCGACTTACCTTGGCAAGCCCCTAAACCACCTTGTCTGTTGGTGCAGTGCTTCGAGGCTTTGGAAATGAGTTCAAAAACATATGACCGAACGTCGAAATCCCCAATCCCAAACACAGGAAATGAGAGCAAGCCATCGCCGAGACCAGTCTACGAGTCCCCCTTTCCCAAACTTGAGAAATAGTTCAAAGCCACATGACCGAACGTCGAAATCCCCAAGCACACGAAACCCACACCGGCCGACCGAAGTCTATCCTGGCCGAACATCGCGGTGTGGCCGGTAGCCAAGCACACCATGGTTAGGAGGGTACAGCTAGGAGCACCCAAAACAACCTGAAACACATGGCCGGACATTGTTTCCCAAGTACCCGTTCACCGCATCGGCTCCCCCCTACTATACCCTGGGGGCATTCGCCCCATCCAAAAGTTCTGGGAATTTTTCAACCTTCTGGGCACACAGTTTTGGGGAGTTGCCTGAAACACCTGTGATAAGGCGAGATAACATGCCTGGGCTCAAAAACTGGCCTGTTTTTTATTCTGGTCACGTGAGATATCGTAAACCCAGCCCTCCCATCACCTCCGGAGCACGATTTCACCTGTTCTTGAGCTGGTTACTTCGCATTGAACCTGATTCCATGTTTTATGTTGTTTTGGGCCGTTTCCACTTTTTTACCATAGTATCGTGTCGAATGGCCGTTTTACCTATGTTTTACCTCTCATGACCTATAGCACACATTTCTCAATTATTTTGATCCCAGCATGGTTATTTTGCACCCGTATGGACATGGTTCGATGTGTGGGTGCCATGTACAACATTTCCCACCGAAGTGAACCGTTTccattccatttgggtcatttccACTTTCAGGCCAGGGATATATACCGAACGGGCATTCAGCCTAGGTTTTCGCCACCCATGACCTGTAGCACACATTTTTGGTCCGTTTTTGTAGCAACATGGTTTGCACCCGGATGAACATGGATCCATGTGCGGGTACGATGTACAACCCTATCTAATGAAAACAACCGTTTCTCTTTCGTTTTGGACGAATTTCACTATTTGGCCAGAGTTACATACCGAATTGTTGTTCGGCCGATTCCCGTGATGTATACCACACGTATCTCAGCCGTTCTCATCCCAACATGGTCTGCTTGGGTGCCACGTACAACCTTTTCAACCGGAATCGGCAGTTCGCCTTGTACAATCATACCCACCCAAATCagccaatttttttttatcttattcttgatgttttggtgtcttGTTCTTCATTGTGGCCGCTCTTTGGACTTGGTGCATTGTCCATGTGATTTCTCCCGTTATGGCTAGTATGTTCGCACCCATCCAAGTACTCAAGTACTTTCCTATTACTTCATGTTTCTCCTTGTACTCTGCTTCCCACCTGATCAATATACTTTCTCGCATTATCTTTGACAAGCACGGCACGTCCGAACCTGAAGTTTTGAACGGGAGTGGAGGGGGATGGACGCATTCGTCCGCGCGATATCTTGGACAATCATGGCGCGTTCGAGCTTGAAGTTTTGAATTGGAGTGGAAGGGGGGAGGGACAAATCCATGCGACGTGGGGCTGGATCTCAATGGATCATGGCAGCAAGGCCACTCTGCCACTTACAATGCCTCGTCGCGTATTTAAGTCATCTGCAAAGGATTCAGCCCGCCGCCTGTGAGGAAGGGAGCTTCGAGGCGGCTTTCCACGGCACATCGGCTAGGCAGGCTGAGCCAATGGCACGGGTCCTTGGGGCGCGAACGCCCTAATGTGGGTCGTGGCGAGCGATAGGCACAGGCACCGATTGCTAGCTTGGATTCTGACTTAGAGGCATTCAGTCATAATCCAACACATGGTAGCTTCGCGCCACTAGCTTTTCAACCAAGTGCGATGACCAATTATGTGAATCAACGGTTCCTCTCGTACTAGGTTGAATTACTATTGTGGCATGGTCATCGATAGGATAAAACTAACCTGTCACACGACGGTCTAAACCCAGCTCATGTTCGCTATAGGAAGAGCCAACATCTAAGGATCAAAAAGCAACGTCACTATGAATGCTTGGCTGCCACAAGCCAGTTATCCCTGTGGTAACTTTTCTGACACCTCTCGCTTCAAACTCCGAAGGTCTAGAGGATCGATAGGCCACGGTTTCACGGTTCGTATTCGTACTTGaaatcaaaatcaaatgagcttttacctttttgtttcacaagagaTTTCTGTTCTCGTTGAGCTCATCGTAGGACACATGCGTTATCTCTTAACAGATGTGCTGCCCTAGCTAAACTCCCCACCTGACAATGTCTTCTACCCGGATTGGCCAGCAGAGCTAGGCCTTGGAGCCAAAAGGAGGGGTGATGCCCCGCTTCTGACCCACGGAATAAGTAAAACAACGTTAAAAGTAGTGATATTTCACTTGAGATGTCTGTCGTGGTTACCCTGTCCCTTAGGATCGGCTTACCCATGTGCAAGTGCCGTTCACATGGAAcctttctcctcttcggccctCAAAGTTCTCATTTGAATATTTGCTACTACCACCAAGATCTGCACCAACGGCCGCTCAGCCCAGGCTTGCGCCCCAAGTTTTGCAGCGGCCGCCGTGCCCTTCTACTCATGGGGGCATAGCGCTTGCCCAGATGGGCAGGTGTGGGTAGCACGCTTCAGCGCCATCCATTTTCGGGGCTAGTTGATTCGGCAGGTGAGTTGTTACACACACCTTAGCGGATTTTGACTTCCATGACCACCGTCCTGCTGTCTTAATCGACCAACACCCTTTGTGGGTTCTAGGTTAGCGCGTAGTTCGTCACCGTAACCCGGCTTCCGGTTCATCCCGCATCGCCAGTTCTGCTTACCAAAAATAGCCCACTTGGAGCTCCCGATTCCATGGTATGGCTCACCGAAGCAGTCATGTCGTCCTACCTATTTAACATTTGAGAATAGGTCGAGGGCGTTGCACCCCTGATGCCTCTAATCATTGGCTTTACCCGATAGAACTCGTAATGGGCTCCAGCTATCATGAGGGAAACTTCGAAGGGAACCAACTACTAGATGGTTCGATTAGTCTTTCGCCCCTATAACCAAGTCAGACGAACGATTTGCACGTCAGTATCGCTTCGAGTCTCCACCAGAGTTTCCTCTAGCTTCGCTCCGCTCAGGCATAGTTCACCATCTTTCGGGTCCCGACAGGCGTGCTCCAACTCGAACCCTTCACAGAAGATCAGGGTCGGCCAGCGGTGCAACCCGTGAGGGGATAGTTTTTTGGGTAGGTTAGATGCATGTGAGGGGATAGTTTTTTGGGTaggttagatgcatctaactCTACTGTTTGGGTGTTTTAGAGTTAGATGAGCCCCCAAAAGCCAACTCTAACTCTAGCATCCAAACAAGACCATAGCAAATGGATATCCTATATGCCATCCAGTGGCACATAAGAGATGAGCTATATTTTTCAATGACAAGGAATGAATTTACTCAAATTATTATCCTTGGTCCAAGGGAACAATCATAATGTCTACTATAACTATCTCTAACGTCAGTCAGCTGTATTTTAGCGCTTCCCTTCCCTTACAACAGTAAAATGCATCAAGAGAATGAAGGAAAACACAGTGAAAAAAACACTATCGAGAACAGTTCATTGCATTGCATTAGGTAAACAGATAGAGCGATATGGTTCCTGCAAGCGTGGCCCCAGGCTCACAACAACAATGGACAAAAATTTTGCGATGCAACAGATCAACCCAGAGTACAAGTTAGACTCAATACAAAACATCTAGTATTTGGGCACCTTTATTTCCTCATTCAGTTCAGCTGGACGAGTGGGGAACATGCTCTTACAGGGGAATCGAGAACGAGTTCTTCAACTTCTCTACCTCCAAATAAGCGGTAGAGTAAGGGAGGAACTCTGAGAAATGTCTTTGCATCAGATCGTTGATAACCGTCGCAAGCTTTGGAAtctccatgatctcctcattgGTTAGCTTTCGGACAAACCTGGCCGGGCTTCCAGCCCAGAGTTCACCTGTTGGAATCCGCCTTCCAGGGGGAAGGACAGAGCCAGCCTCAAGGATCGAGTTTGTTTCGACCAGTGAACCTTCCATAAGGATGGAGTGCTGACCAATTATGCACTCAGGTTCAATGGTGCATGAGCGCAGCAGAGAGTAGGCGCCCACTGTCACATACCGATCAACAAGAGTCTCAGCTGGAAGTCCTGCAAACAACATGAAGGTGAAGATGAGATCAATGCCAACATTACCCAAGACAGTAGTTATTCACAGGGAACTACAGCTATACATACAGATGATGAACATTAGAATACAAGGGGGGTGAAAGTCCAATTATACATGTACCTTAGACGATATATGTCAAGGACAAATTTGCCTAAAAGAAGGCAGAATGGTATCCATTGGATAGAAGACAGAAAAATACAACTCAAACAGGTGGCCAAGAAAGGACTGAGGTGTACATTTTCTAAAAGGAAATGTAACTTTCCAACAAAACCAACTAGCATGTGGATTTCTGATGTTTTATCAAACAGCACTGCTTATATTTGCAACTCATGCAATTTTCTGTTAAAATTGCAAATGATGCTAATAGTGGCCATAAATCTCAAATATCACTACACAATAACCAAGTTTGTGGGCATGTATTTAAGTAGTCACACAAGGCAAACAGAAAGTTCACTATGGATATTAATACAAAGCGATTTCCAATCCAGCTATACCGAAAGTAGCAATTGCCTTATTATAACAAATGCTTAACTAGCACAGCTTATAACGGAAGGCAATATATTATCACGAACAACTACCAACAAGGTATCCAGATTACTGAAAGAGATTTATTGTTTATAacaaattaaacatacaaatgTGACATTACGTAAAAAGGAATCAAGGTACAGTAGATGTCAGATCGGACATTCATGTTTATGGGCATGTGTCCAGTATCCCTAAGAAATAGGTCTAGCAGTAAATTTAATTTACAGAACTGATGATCAGAATCCTCAGCTCAATATGCACAGAGTCTTTGTTTTCAAGgcatcgcctaggcgacaaggcggtggTGGCTCGCCTTGCTTAAGGTCTCGCCTTAGCCCCGCCTTAGCCcacctaggcgtcgcctaggcgataaggcggtggtggatcgcctcgcctcgccttaccgctttaaaaacatAGCACAGAGTACCGTGCTCGTGACCATGACTTGGTCCTCCCATCCTATAAAAACCACACAAACTTCCTAGGGTACAGTGATAAGAATTTAAGACATCGACTAAGATAGTAATAAATGTTAAACATTAAGCCACAGATGAACCCAATTATGTGTGAATAATCCCGTTAAGCAGTTAATACTGTTAAAATGCGTTCCAGATAAAAATTAAATCTGGTGGAACAACTAATGAAAGCATCTGTTAAATACAATCCAACAACCTAAACAGGATTACTAGCAATATACTTTTTTTGGGGTAATACTAGCAATATACTTCATCCAATCACAAATAACTGGTCTTTTGGACATCAACAGTCTCAAAGACACAACTTTGACTAGTACttttaaaatatttataaacataGCAAAAGCGTACTTCTAATAATTTTTTGATGAAAATCTATCCATCATTTTCAAATATTCAAACTAAAAACATAAGAGAAAATTTGTAACCAAAGTTTACAATAGTACTGCATTCaacccaaaaaaaaactcatctgTGTCTGGAGGGATTATCATGAAATAAACATattttttcaaaccaaaaactTGAATCGGCACTTTGAGTTGCCTGCAGCCTGCTGCTGGGTGATGGTGTGACCTCGTGCTAATAACTAAGAAAAAGTAATGTGTCAGGCATCTTCATTGTAAAACCATGACCAGCACTTACCAAAGGAAAAATTGGTTCTTTTCTATCAGATCCAAAGATCAACACTTCAGTTAAGGTAAAATATTGTGGCAATTAGATTTATGGCTGCTCCCATTCATGTCTCCCTTGTCCCTTCTGCCATTTATTTAGAATTTCCCCTTGCCAAATCATTTTATTACCGCAGTTTCccaaccctaaactgacatccCTTTTATCTTTCCCTGTAACAAAACTGCCTGCCAGCCACTTGAGTATTCATGTTGTAAGAACAATATTATTTGCATTTTCATGGATTCGCGAAGACAAAGCAAGAACGCATCCATAAATTCCTTATACTAGCAATGCATTATTTTCCTCCACTATTTTTTTCTACACGAGGGTGAAAGGATGCTATATCACAAGACTTGGAATCCTTTTCCCCAGTTCTGCGGGGTTATTTGTCTGTTTGTAGTTCTGGGAGCAAGAATTAGATGGGAAATACGCAAAGTAGCAGAAGAGAATTTTATCTGTGTACCACAAAATGTAGATTCTTTTTTAGCAGGAACCGTAGACAGTAGGTTTGACGAGGGAATTCTTGGAGATAAACTAGAATGGACCCAACGAGGAACCAGCACTCTGGTAATGGAGGGATGTTTGGGTTGTGCAGCCAAGATCGGTTGAGGAGGAGAAGAGTGGTGGTGGCAGAGGGGATCAAGCTAGGGAGTTTGTGTCACAGGCCATGGGGGCCCTGACTAGACAATGTCAGAGAAATGGACATGTCTGATGGAAATGAGGTCTACGTTAACAGTAGTAGTACAGGAGAAAACAATAGTCTTTAAATAATATTTAGTTGAAACAATTTTTTCAGCAATACGAAAAAAAAGAGCAAATTACATTGGAGCTCCCTGAACTGGCTAAGTTGTATCACACAGCTCCCTCGACTTGAAAAGTACCCTTTCAGGTCCCTAAATCTTACACAGTTTGCTCCATCCATTACAAGCTCACTGATCTCCAAAACATTACATGGCCACTCCAATAACAGGCTAACTAATAGATGATCACTAATCTAAGCAAATTATTGAAGTATGATAAGAATCAGTACTATTATATAATCCAAAACCAAATGTGGCTCCTTGAATGAGAGTTAAATACATAACCTGACATTTTGCTACGGGCTTATGAGGATATCAGAACCCTAAAGTACATAGACAACAACATTTAGTGGTGGCTTCTTTTCTTTCCATGAGACAGCTTACAACCACACCCGCGCAACAGTTAACACAGATCCTTTTTCCATCTAAATGAATCAAAGATTACTTATATGCAAGACTAATCTAACTGGACAGATCCACCTACAGGAGCATTTTGCACAGCTTCAGTATAGGAAACAAACATGGAAGCACGGTTCAAATTTCCTTAACAGTTTGCTAGGCAGTAACCAGTCATAGCTGAACTATTGCACAAATGCTGACTGCAATTTTGACGCAAAATCCCTAAAAACATTCAGGCCAACTATTCAGAAAAACATGGCACACAATGTTTCATGTCACTCTCAAATTGCACAAGGTATCACCAAATTACCAAACACGCACAATTCCTCACTTCACCAACCGAAATGAAAACAGTCTCACCGCGTCCGGGATCACCTCAGGAATTCAGGTAACACTCCTAGCCGACCAGATCTAGCATTTGGGAAGGTTCCAGAACCGAATCGAGTGAGGAGGATGACCTGTAGGTGCCGCCCATGCGGCGTGGAGGACGCATCGCTCCTGGACGTTAGCGCAGAAGCCGAGTGTGATCTTGTTGAGGTCCCCCCGCAGCACCGAGCCGCTCCAGACGGAGGCGCCGTCGTGGACGGTGACCTGGCCGGCGAGCACGGCCTCGGGGGCGACGTAGGCGTCCACGGCCACCTTGGGCATCCACTGTCCCAGCGGCACCAGCTGCCTCTGCCCGCGGTAGTCCCACCGCACCCGATCCGCGCCCGCCTCAGCTGCCGAggccgcgctcggcggcggcggcggggcggactgcgcggcgggggcggtggAGGTTGCCGAGAAGAGGCGCCGGAGGGAGGGCGCCGCAgcgacggcggaggaggtggcgcggcgggagaggcgggagagggaggcggccgccatggtggtggtcgtcgtcgtcggaggtggAGAGGTGTGGCCGTGCGGGTTGGGGGGAGGGTGTGATTGGTTCGTGGggacgtttttttttttttttgagaaactcGTGGGGACGTTTAGGACGAGGTGTTGGACCGGACGTTTGGGCTTGGGTCTTGTCTGCAAATGGGCCTTTGCAACAGACTTCTCTTAGCCCAATATTTGTAtggctctgttttttttttcattttctcttcACTTGGATTTTGAGGAAACTGCCAAAGTGGCTTTACAGTTGCTGAATGCAACATTTGCGAGCTATAGTCGACCAAAAATTCGAAAAATGCTGCCCAAAGCTTATATATAAAGAATAGCACTCAgtacttatactgagcatcaaAAGTTAAATCATATCTTAAAACATGAGTTCGAACCATTACATGGCGGCTTATAGTCATGGATCCTTTTAAAGTGTCTCGTTTTTTAGAGTACTACTACCACCTGACATCTGTTTTCGAAAGAAACCACGACATCTTACTCGGATAAAATTGTGCTTTTTACAACGAGTACGATATATTAGGCATTCTTAAGACACAATAATTTTATCCTAAGTaataatttaatttggattaaAACATACCGCAACTCAACTTGCGTAGGTAACTGATTGCCTCGAGATTAGTACGGAGAACAAGGCCTGATCGAGATGCTTAGTAGTTAGTCCAATAGAGTAAGAAAAACAAAAGGCTTCATCCCAGGGgtaagaaaagaagaagaaaagggcgCTTCACAAATAAAGgctttttttgaaataaaataaagacaAATAAAGTTGCTTATCTCTGTTTGTAGCAGTCTTTAGGATAGCACGTCGCAGTCCTAGCGCATTTGCAGCTTACCAGGGGCCTTTTGCAGCGGTCACATGGCATAACCCAAAAACATCCGGTACGAGTACCTCTCAGTGCTCCTGTGTGGAGCAAGTGGCTCTGCGTTATGGAGTGGCACTACTGCACTAGCTttggtaatttttttgaaatgggCACTAGCTTTGGTAATTGGTAGCGATGTTTCAAGTTTGGGAGGAAAATAATGCAAGGGTGGGCCCCACGGACCTTGCTTACCAGAGCAAACAGAAGCCGAGGAATTTCTGGACGGAGGAAGCGTGTTCCGGTTCCGGCCCAGCGGCCTGATGACAGTGACAGGCTGAGAGCTGTTAAGGGAGGGAGCAAACTGCAAACAGAACGATTTCGATTTCTCCAGACTCCAGTTGAGGTCGTCCGGGCGAAGTGGGGACGGCATACACACCACGCCGTCTGAGCAGAGGAAGAAGGGTCGGTGCGTGAAAGATCGAAGGGATTCGATCGAGGATTCGAGGCAGTGGTTGGTTGGAAAACGAGGCCAGAACCACTGAACCAGCGCCGTCCATTCTCTGCTCGACTGAATCCATAGCCCCCGGAGCATCTCGTCTGGGTGGGATCGATCCGCAACGAATCGaagcaaatgaaaaaaaagcaaCGAACAGAGAATCTCACGATAATCCCTTCATTACAATACAACACACTGCAGCATCCACCAGATTGCTTTCGCTGCAGTTAAATTAATTAACAAGAAACACCACCAGCAACAACAGTCGCCACTCACATGTTTACACTACTAGGAGGAGTAGATAGGAAAAGGGAGCGACGAGAGGAGGACTGAGGCTTGGCGAAGGGCGGGCGGAAGAGGCCGAGCTCCGCGGCTCCAGCTAGCCGGCGTAGATGTGGACTCCGATGGcgatgaggaagatggtgatgaGCGCGAAGTAGAGGACGGCGTGGACGAGGATGGCGATGCCGCTGGTGTGCATGGTGCCGAAGCCGACGATGCGGCCGTGCGCGGGGAGCTGGAAGAGCAGGCCCGGCGTCAGCAGCACGAACAGCACCGTCGCGATCACCACGGGGCCCCAGTCCGCC is drawn from Panicum virgatum strain AP13 chromosome 1N, P.virgatum_v5, whole genome shotgun sequence and contains these coding sequences:
- the LOC120655823 gene encoding gamma carbonic anhydrase-like 2, mitochondrial, which produces MAAASLSRLSRRATSSAVAAAPSLRRLFSATSTAPAAQSAPPPPPSAASAAEAGADRVRWDYRGQRQLVPLGQWMPKVAVDAYVAPEAVLAGQVTVHDGASVWSGSVLRGDLNKITLGFCANVQERCVLHAAWAAPTGLPAETLVDRYVTVGAYSLLRSCTIEPECIIGQHSILMEGSLVETNSILEAGSVLPPGRRIPTGELWAGSPARFVRKLTNEEIMEIPKLATVINDLMQRHFSEFLPYSTAYLEVEKLKNSFSIPL
- the LOC120655824 gene encoding uncharacterized protein LOC120655824, yielding MADWGPVVIATVLFVLLTPGLLFQLPAHGRIVGFGTMHTSGIAILVHAVLYFALITIFLIAIGVHIYAG